ttattttccaCTTTAGATATCACATAACGCGTGTTAGCACAGATATCACGTTTATCGAGCTATTGATAATCTGCATGACATATAAAAACCACAAGAATCAAACGCCTggtagaaataattaattacttcgATGAGCACAAGTTGCGGTTGATAAAGGTTATTTACCGATTATCAGACGCTTTTCTCTTCATTAACCATGCATACAAggtcatttataaataaacagaagttgacatttttttatcaagaaaGCATTACATACAATCatattctttaattatgtctacaaaattaaatgaaaatgtttaaaGTAACCGTTCCGACGAACATTTACGACACGTTGTAAAGGTAAATCATGCACTCGTTGGAAACTGCCAGTATCTACCGTACAATTTCGAATGCATTACATCTCTCTCGTCATAAATCATGAATATCATAAGTATAGATCAAACGGAACTCTCCAGGGGGAATAGCGaaattttcatgaattttatatataaaaataataaaataagtaaataaatgtaaaataaatttaaataaatagatacttTTCTGCAGAGatgaatctttttcttctccgtcATATAATCATGAACGATgcatagatagatatgtacatgtataattacatacatacatacttttaTTTGTAGAGTTTGCACGAAGCGAGGCCGATCGTTGGCTGACACGATCATATCGGATTCACTTCGCTTTCACTTTGCTCGTCCATCAGCATTACATATAGAGTTTATACTTCCGTGTGTGAGTATGTGGCGATGAACCAGGTATCCTATGTATACCATATTCCTTTTGCATCAAAAGAACTCCAAGAAAATCCAAGCAAAAAGTACACGTGACggttcgaaagaaagaaactgatTGCATACGCTAAAAGcgactattaaaaatattcgaatttttttttttacaataaataaaataattctctttttttctttactctcaATTTGAGAGTATACaatattagagaaaaaaaaaataatacaaaacaaGCTTCCTGCaaattttctatcgaaaatcgaatatttgatttttctcgatttttttttttttttttttgaaactaTATGATctgaaaattgttattaatccaATTTGTCGTTGAAATTTATAGTGAACATCATCGTTACAGAAACGATTCTAAatcgatatgaaaatattcatagacatatttatttaaatatcaaaaatctttaatttttatatatgaatacacGAATCGAATTGTTTCACTTTATACTTATGGCTATTCATTCAGAATCGGttcaaagaaacaaagagCTCGTATCTCTCTCACTGTTATCAATTAAACTTCTTGAACGTTACAATTGTGTAAAGAAAATTACTACATAATAGGAAATATAGTTCAAACCAACGCGTGGTAGCATCAAATTTAATAACTAAAACTAATTCCATTTGGtgaattattacattatattatgaaGATAAATCTTATAACTATACAGTAATATAAATGTCCATGTATTAACGCGTTTACCAGTAACCAATGGTACAGATGTatgtatacttacatatatcctacggatatttatatacgtggTGCAAGTGCCTTCCAGCACCATAATCCGGTCTTGTCCTCGCCGTGACTCGTCGGTGACGTAACCCATAAATAGAAGTCAAGAGAGTAAACCCAGCAGACGTTATCCGTCTTCGAGGAGAAACGAATCTTTCTAATAACGATACGTGTACCATAAAAAGATGCAAAAATCATTGAGAATTTCGATCATGATGATCCTTCTAACGTGGAAAACGTACGCCGAGGTCTATGAAGGAACAATAATGAACACAAATGAAAGGACACTATTCATAAGGAGTCTTCCCGGTTATCCTGGAAGTAGAAGCAACTTGTACGAAGTTTACATGGAACCCtatttttttgtatgtattaagaaatttcatctctctctctctctctctctctctctatctatctctctatctctatctatctatctatctatctatctatctatctatctatctatctatctatctatctatctatctatctatctatctatctatctatctatctatctatctatctatttatatatcaatctatctatctctttctctctttgtcctctttctcctcttttattagcaatattttctattattaaattctatcgaaatATGCAGGTAATAGGATTGAAAGCAGTGGTTGAGATGAGAGCACTCGGGAAAGATGGATTGCCAATAGAAGGTCCTAAAGGAAGGTTGACACTGGAACAACAAGCCGATGGGGTTAAAATAATTGGAACTATAACGGGTTTGAGTCCTGGTATGCATGGATTCCATGTACATGAAAAGGGTGATCTTAGGGAAGGGTGTGATTCTGCTGGACCGCACTTTAATCCTTACATGGtaaacattttgtttttctttattcttttttctttaatttcgtgccatacaatatttcatatacatacatgcgtacatatatgatatataggTAAATCACGGAGCACCAAACGATCCGTTACGGCATGTCGGAGATTTGGGTAACATTGAGGTCGGCCCTGATGGAGTAGCACAAATAAATGGTATGGATCGCTATCTGAGCTTGGTTGGAGTTCGAGGTGCCGTAGGAAGGGCATTGGTGATACATGCAAAACCAGATGACTTTGGTCGCGGAGGAACCGAAGAAAGCATTAAAACTGGTTCATCCGGAGCTCGATTAGCTTGCGGCATTATTGGATTTTTATAAACGTAATTTTGGATTCTCCTTCACCTTATTTTATACTGCCTATAATGTCGACcgttttatttcaattcaaataaatcgatcgtatCTTATCGACTCTTCCATTTGAACTCGATCAACCTCAAGAATTCTTTTACCAACTTGAAAGTGAAACAGAACGACGAATGTGAAAGGATTAGATAACTGTCATGTCCTAAGGGTATACGACCACAAATAATTAACAAGTAACTATAAATGTGTATTGATGAATATTCCCTTCTAACGCAAACTATCCTCtccatatattattatatacttttacacAAATAAAACGATCATTTTGACGtaataaatgaacaaatgtaaacatttggaaaaaaatatatgattcatTCATTAAGCTTAGTaacgagataataataattttgataatatacaGTAGAGGACAAAAGTTTAAAACGATGATCTTTTCAGCGATTAAcagaatattcttttaattatacatcCGTTTTTCGATTTACGCGGATTGTTTGTTCCAcgcgtttttttcttcttttttttttttttttaacgcggAAGAAAACTGCAGAAGAGTCCGtcaatacgaaaaaaaatactaaagaAAAATGCCGATATAAGTTACAGAAGTATTTATTTcgcaatttttataaaaaaaaaaaaaagaaaaaaaaagaaaaaaaacctaataatgaaagttcataaaaataaaaataaattttattcgttatctATGCCGATACCGTAATCTAGAACAatcaatcttttctttttaatttgtacAAAATCATTATCTTCATCGCTACATATATTTGAGAATTTGCTTTATCATTAaagattatagaaaaatatattttctcatagCGTAAAATGAGATCGCGTAAATTGATACAAAGTATAAATCCGCATAAAAACGGAGGGATTATTTACCACGTATAAAAGTAAATCGATGAAAGGATATACATGTACACTTTTCGTGTATGATTTTATGACCCTTAAGACTTAATACCTTGCGGATACTTGAAACATAATgcgataatttttgaaaaaaatcgcCTTGAACTTTTATCCGCTACATAATTCCTGTACCATAATTTCGCTGATCGGTTAATCggttaaacattaaaaatgtgattttatttttatttatgcaaAACATTGTTAGACTTTAAAACTGATAGAAAATTGttaagttaagaaaaaaaaagaaaagtaataataagacgTCGGCAATTCGTAAGAACAaacgaaaagataagaaaataatatttaaatattttgtttcgcataaaatgataattatcttcaacatcgaatattattaacgCACGATGATCTTTACGCACCgttgttatattaaatattaactattttcttcatttaccAGTCGAAAAGAAGATTCGAATGTAAGTCGATGACAACCGCGCACCTTGTCGATGGCGGGCAATGATTTTGTTTCAGTTAATTCTTCCAAAGCCTGAATCATCTTTGAAACAATTTCTGGTGGTGAACGTCTTCTCGTTCCTGGTGCATCTGGTCTATGTTGAAAGACCTCTTGTCGTTGTTGCAAAGCCATAGGAAAGATTTGCGGTTGGAAATGCACTAGTGGACATTGAACCGTGAAAGGTTAGGTTATATCACGGTCACAAGAAGCGGTTAATATCGATTTCTCGACATGTACCGCTAGAAAACTGTTAAACTactttatcgtaaaaattaaatctttcatatgacaaaaaataatcttttttttttttgttttttttatatgaaaatttttgttaaattatttgaaaatttttcattttaaatgttCTTTCATCGATCATCGAACTTATTCTATgcataaaagaaattcattcgaCTTCTTTTCCACTTGTACGTTTGttcattaacgatataatcctCGTATAATCcattttacattaaaataaatttgtatacaaaataataaaatctttctcATTATCAATGTCTCCTTTtctataatcaattttattaatgcaataaaaatgtaatttataaaattaccagGGACATCATGAACGTCATATTCGGGCATATCGTCTACGTCGTCAACATCGAGATTATTACGACCACATCgcataattaattgaatacaTCCAACTACAATCCTTTTTGATGATCTCCACATAATAAAACAcaaacattttgaaaaatattgtcaAAGAGATGGACGAAAAAAGATTACATTATTCTACATGCATTCTTTATAAGCATGCGAAACTCTTATTCCAATGgttagaattatttaaatgaaaaaacgcATTGAAGT
This sequence is a window from Vespa crabro chromosome 9, iyVesCrab1.2, whole genome shotgun sequence. Protein-coding genes within it:
- the LOC124427093 gene encoding superoxide dismutase [Cu-Zn]-like — protein: MQKSLRISIMMILLTWKTYAEVYEGTIMNTNERTLFIRSLPGYPGSRSNLYEVYMEPYFFVIGLKAVVEMRALGKDGLPIEGPKGRLTLEQQADGVKIIGTITGLSPGMHGFHVHEKGDLREGCDSAGPHFNPYMVNHGAPNDPLRHVGDLGNIEVGPDGVAQINGMDRYLSLVGVRGAVGRALVIHAKPDDFGRGGTEESIKTGSSGARLACGIIGFL
- the LOC124427097 gene encoding uncharacterized protein LOC124427097 produces the protein MYVISSKRIVVGCIQLIMRCGRNNLDVDDVDDMPEYDVHDVPVHFQPQIFPMALQQRQEVFQHRPDAPGTRRRSPPEIVSKMIQALEELTETKSLPAIDKVRGCHRLTFESSFRLVNEENS